The following DNA comes from Procambarus clarkii isolate CNS0578487 chromosome 23, FALCON_Pclarkii_2.0, whole genome shotgun sequence.
GTATACATGAACGAGCAATATCAGCGCCCGCTGACGTTCccacattgctgtgacagtcactGCAGAAGTAATGTGGATCTATTTGCTATAGGTATACAAAAATCAGGTTTATATACATTTCTATATTCTCAAGGACAAAAGAGAAACGACATCATGTATCCGTAAAAAATCTTTTTAGTAAATTACAAAagtattttttttcaaaataaggTTTACACAAAATGGTGGTGAGACTACAGTGGAACTTTGAGCAATTGATCACACATCGATCTCTGACAGGCTGTTCCTGAGAGTTCTGCATCTCGTGGAACCCGCACCCCACACATGTGCAGGTGTGGGAACCCGCACCCCACACATGTGCAGGTGTGGGAACTCGCACCCACACATGTGCAGGTGTGAGAACCCGCACGTACCCACACATGTGCAAGTGTGGGACGATGGTTGGCAAACatgacatatatatacacagaatGTAATGACATATATAAACACAGAACAAGTGAGTGAATGATTGTTATATACAATGTTATGTAAATGCCTAAATTATACACACTGAGGTCTTCATTCATCTGAGTATACACACAATGGGATACTAATTTACAACAGTATACACACACTACGGTACTCATTCACCAGAGCATACACACAATAGGATATTCATTCACTAGTTTACACACACTGGGGTTCTCATTCACCAGAGAATACACACAATAGGATATTCATTCAgcagagtatacacacacaccgagGTACTCATTCAgcagagtatacacacacaccgagGTACTCATTCAccagagtatacacacacaccgagGTACTCATTCAccagagtatacacacacaccgagGTACTCATTCACCAGAGTGCAAAATAAAAGTTAACAAGTACTAACAATACTACTTTGTTACAATGTAATACAATTTGTTTATTCTTGCATTACTGAAATTTTTTAACATTTTATTACATTATCTGGCTTTTGTATGAGACAAAAATTGCAATAAAATATACCAGCTGGGTTTTGTATAATTATCTGATACATAATGTTCTTCTATCTTTACACAGTACACTGTGTGGGGTGTTGATGCAAGACGTGGCAGCGCTGCctgtgagtgtggggtgttgaTGCAAGACGTGGCAGCGCTGCCTGTGAGTGTGGGATGACTACAGATTTTTTCTTTTTAGTGTTTCCCCGATGGGCGAGTATATTGGTCAGGTGTCATCGGTCCACCTGCGCCGGGCTTGGGATCCCGCGAGCTATAAGTCTCTTGGCCTGCACGTGTCCTTGGGCTATGATCCCGCCAGGCTAAGGGCCCGTCGGGCTAAGGGTCCGCCGGGCTAAGGGCCCGCCGGGCTAAGGGTCCGCCGGGCTAAGGGCCCGCCGGGCTAAGGGCCCGCCGGGCTAAGGGCCCGCCGGGCTAAGGGTCCGCCGGGCTAAGGGTCCGCCGGGCTAAGGGTCCGCCGGGCTAAGGGTCCGCCGGGCTAAGGGCCCGCCGGGCTAAGGGTCCGCCGGGCTAAGGGCCCGCCGGGCTAAGGGTCCGCCGGGCTAAGGGTCCGCCGGGCTAAGGGTCCGCCGGAGCTAAGGGTCCGCCGGGCTAAGGGCCCGCCGGGCTAAGGGTCCGCCGGGCTAAGGGTCCGCCGGGCTAAGGGTCCGCCGGGCTAAGGGTCCGCCTGGCTAAGGGGTCCGCCGGGCTAAGGGTCCGCTGGACTAGAGACTGCAGGACAGATAAAGGAGGAGCTACGTCATCTTCTAGAGAGTGCAGACAATTTACACCAAGAACTTGTATACTGAGACAGGGAGACACTGACACACTCACGATATACAGACATTGCCCCGTTGAATCAGTGAACTGCTATCAACACTTCAGGGTAACTGTCATACATGGAAAACATAGTTGTATTAAATGCAGATGagcagtcacaataacgtggctgaaatatgttgatcaaatcacactagaaagtgaagggacgacgacgtttcggtccgtccgggaccattctcaagtcgattgtgttttcaagtcgagaatggtccaggatggaccgaaacgtcgccgtcccttcactttctagtgtgtggtttggtcaacatgtatTAATGCATGTTAGCTGCTTAAAAGTTCACATGGCGGTCAACATAATCTGGTTACACTTCACCAATATGTCGGTGCATTAGTTAGTTTCCTGCATATTACCTAACAAATAATTTGCTAATATATTGCGGAAAAACTGCTTCAGAGAGAAAGCGATATTCTCTCACTGCTGGAGTAACACCTTGTGCCTCCTaggtcatacatatatatatattccagatATGATTAGCAGTAGCCATTTTTAATACCATAGGTTGTAGCTGTAGATATTATCATAACACAATTATAACGTTTGTTCTTCAAACAAGACAATATGAAGCTTCTTGTCAATTTTTATATGGGGCAATACAGCTGTATTCTACAGGAGGGCCCAAGTCATGGACCAGGTGAGGGTACTACAGGAGGGCCCAAGTCATGGACCAGGCGAGGGTACTACAGGAGGGCCCAAGTCATGGACCAGGTGAGGGTACTACAGGAGGGCCCAAGTCATGGACCAAGTGAGGGTACTACAGGAGGGCCCAAGTCATGGACCAGGCGAAGGCACTTTTATTAGACTGCTTCTCTCCTGCACCCATCAAGAGGATCGGTTAATTAGTGTATTCAATACACACCTGTATAGCTTTTACCACAGCGGCTGAAGATGGAACACATTATATTTGTGGCCTGCACACTCTGCCAGTGCTTGGTATGATGGAACAATTGACTTGTTTGTCACATTTTTCTGGTAGAGAGGATCATATTAGCCCAGGTGAAACCCCAGCTTGAAGCGGTCATGTTAATGGTCATGTCACTCTCAAAATACACTAAGGTGACGTAAATGTATCATCAGTCATAACAATGATTCATCCAACCCCTAATGCGTTTAAGCATTTAGGAAAATGCAAACGTTTTGCAGAACCTTCACGGCGTATGACACAAGATGAGGAGGTAAGTGATCACGGGAGGCAGTGGCGCTCCATGGTGTAGCCGGAGTGTATGCGGAGAGTGTTGTGGTCCGGCGTGTTGAGGTCCTTGTGGAGGGTCAGTTTGATCACGGTCTTCACCTCCTGCCGCGGGTCCGCCACCACCTGCGCCAGCCTGCAACACAACCTTCGTCACAAACTAATTGGTTGACTCACTGTACTCTATGTTAAATAGCTAAGCAATCTTAAAAAAAATAAGAGTGATTCATGAAATAGCTAACCcaacgaagccgtaaatgccaggaCATTGCTGCAGATCTTCACTGCTCAAACAATtgagtattagcgataagacctatccatgtatgtataatgacttactgttaatatatagctcttgagatAGAACATTCTCTAACTAGTTGATGTTGtagttataaggtgtgaaggatagatgaaattgtttatgtaataatctaagttgagttctgataaagaccttttgtgccctctgtaatgctttttacgctaccgctcacaggatgggtatggggtgaacaataaactagccgcctccggcggcaacaatcaatcaaaatCCAGCTGGATAAAATCACCAAGAAAAACTGAAATTGAGGGGACTtatgacaagctgccggcttcctgttcccGTCCAGGCCACTAGAAAGagtggtggccctcaggtaataTTCAGGTAACAATACTTCAAGACAATTCAGAGTTGTTGGTAAATATTATATGAAATGACAAACCAAAGTACAGTATATCATTATGCAAAGGATGTGACTAATGTTTGTTGCAGAATCAACATGTTATGAATACAATGTATTCAACGAACATAGAGAAATGAGGAATACATGAAGAATATAGAAAAGTGAGAGTGAGTTACCTCTTGGAGGAGTGACCGTCGTGGAGGTAAAGCTCGACCAGGGAGCTACGGAGGCCCAGGGGCCGGTCACAGCTCAGCCTCAGCACGTCATGGGCCGCCCTGTCAACACAACATTTCATGTTAACTTGTCATTCTTGTTCACTTTATACTTCTCATCGCCCCATCTTAAGTGATAGCTCAAGTTACTGTATTTTGCTTAAACTTAAATGTGGTTAAATTTATTTAGAGAACTTACAAATTCACATTTGTGCATTATATTAGAAGTCCACAATACATTTAAAGTATAGGTTGATGAAAACTGTACACAGTGCCATGAGACCATGTTTCCCCTTCCCTGTACGCTTCACAAAACATCCGACCTACGCATTTAATATTTAAGTAAGATAAACCAGGCTGGCGAGGTAAGACTTCTGTAAGGTTCATGTTAGGTCAATGTTCTGTAGTAAGACAATGGCAGTGTTGGGTTCTGTAGTAAGACAATGGCAGTGTTGGGTTCTGTAGTAAGACAATGGCAGTGTTGGGTTCTGTAGTAAGACAATGGCAGTGTTGGGCTCTGTAGTAAGACAATGGCAGTGTTGGGTTCTGTAGTAAGACAATGACAGTGTTGGGTTCTGTAGTAAGACAATGGCAGTGTTGGGTTCTGTAGTAAGACAATGGCAGTGTTGGGTTCTGTAGTAAGACAATGGCAGTGTTGGGTTCTGTAGTAAGACAATGGCAGTGTTGGGTTCTGTAGTAAGACAATGGCAGTGTTGGGCTCTGTAGTAAGACAATGGCAGTGTTGGGCTCTGTAGTAAGACAATGGCAGTGTTGGGCTCTGTAGTAAGACAATGACAGTGTTGGGTTCTGTAGTAAGACAATGGCAGTGTTGGGTTCTGTAGTAAGACAATGACAGTGTTGGGTTCTGTAGTAAGACAATATATTTGATTAACTTTGTAGTATTTAGAAGTTGAATGTTTCTGGTTGAGTGGTCAACACAGTCGGATTTCTACGACTCCCGCGGCAGGGCAGAAACCCTTGGGCATATTTCTTTACACCTgatgcctttattcacctagcaataagcAGGAACCCGGGAGTCAGGCAACTGttatgggttgcatcctgggaacgtTGTGTATAACTAGGGAGACCTCGATAGGCCTAACAGACTTCATGCCCCCGAGAAGGGGAAGCTGTTGTACATAGTGTCATCTTGACTACAACAAGAGccggtgtgttgtggagtgtgttgtacaggtgttgtggtgccatGCTTGCCCTAAGGTAGTGtattgttgtacagtgttgtatggtgttgacaGTTGTCGTGGGCCGGTACACTCACCTAAGGTAGTG
Coding sequences within:
- the LOC123763949 gene encoding uncharacterized protein, which produces MWSQLATTDHHHLYTMPPVIHQGSPVSLSSITEEEEVESVEALLVMNKLKSVLYRGVERYLNCEAFLISRSTLLRAAHDVLRLSCDRPLGLRSSLVELYLHDGHSSKRLAQVVADPRQEVKTVIKLTLHKDLNTPDHNTLRIHSGYTMERHCLP